One segment of Gasterosteus aculeatus chromosome 3, fGasAcu3.hap1.1, whole genome shotgun sequence DNA contains the following:
- the tfa gene encoding transferrin-a, with amino-acid sequence MQTLILAALLGCLASVFAAPTDKVKWCVTSDREHEKCRALVVKAPAFSCVKRENVLSCIIAIKAGEADAITLDGGDIYTAGQINYNLHPIIAEDYGTTADTCYYAVAVVKKGTAFGIRDLQGKKSCHTGLGKSAGWNIPIGTLVSMGLIQWGGIEDKPLEEAVSTYFSSSCVPGATRKSLCQLCSGDCSKTHNERYYDYAGAFQCLKDGAGDVAFVKHLTVPESEKDNYELLCKDNTRAPIDSYKSCYLGRAPAHAVVSRNDPQLAELIWNSLDSVQKHPENFNLFSSEAFAPAKNLMFKDSTEKLVKLPANMDTFLYLGAGYMSSIRSLTKETTAAASSAIKWCAVGHAETSKCDSWSINILNVATIICQNAPTVEECLTKIMRKEADAMAVDGGQVYTAGKCGLVPAMVEQYSEEKCATAGAQASSYYAVAVVKKGSGLTWDKLKGTRSCHTGVGRTAGWNIPMGQIHKQTGDCDFTRFFSSGCAPGAEPSSPFCTQCVGSGEAVGDESKCKASSEERYYGYAGALKCLADDAGDVAFIKHTTILEFEHKNEYELICPGKGPVAVEDYASCHLAIVPAHAVVTRPEIRNDVVRILLAEQTRLGSSNTDGPFNMFKSDLGKNLLFKDATKCLQEVEVGTSYETFLGAEYMNAMNSLRQCTANTPDLEKSCTFHSCQENN; translated from the exons ATGCAGACTCTCATCCTCGCGGCGCTGCTCGGATGCCTCG CCAGCGTGTTTGCGGCCCCCACCGACAAGGTGAAGTGGTGCGTCACGTCGGACAGAGAACATGAGAAGTGTAGGGCGCTCGTAGTCAAAGCTCCGGCCTTCTCCTGCGTGAAGAGGGAGAACGTCCTCAGCTGCATCATTGCGATCAAG GCCGGTGAGGCAGATGCCATCACTCTGGATGGAGGGGACATCTACACAGCTGGACAGATCAATTATAACCTGCACCCCATTATTGCTGAGGACTACGGCACCA CTGCGGACACCTGTTACTACGCTGTTGCCGTGGTGAAGAAGGGCACTGCCTTTGGCATCAGAGATCTTCAGGGGAAGAAATCCTGCCACACTGGGTTGGGGAAATCTGCGGGCTGGAACATCCCCATAGGAACTCTTGTGTCAATGGGTTTGATTCAGTGGGGAGGCATTGAAGACAAACCCCTCGAAGAGG cgGTGAGCACTtacttctcctccagctgtgtcCCCGGGGCGACCAGGAAAAGTCTGTGCCAGCTGTGCAGCGGCGACTGCTCCAAGACCCACAACGAGCGCTACTACGACTACGCCGGAGCCTTCCA GTGCCTGAAGGATGGTGCTGGAGACGTGGCCTTTGTGAAGCACCTCACTGTCCCAG AGTCGGAGAAGGACAACTATGAGCTGCTGTGTAAAGATAACACCAGGGCGCCGATAGACAGCTACAAGAGCTGCTACCTGGGCAGAGCTCCGGCTCACGCTGTTGTCAGCCGCAATGACCCACAGCTGGCTGAATTGATCTGGAATAGCCTCGATTCAGTGCAG AAACACCCCGAGAACTTCAACCTCTTCTCCTCCGAAGCCTTTGCACCTGCCAAAAACCTGATGTTCAAAGACTCAACAGAAAAGCTGGTGAAGCTTCCCGCAAACATGGATACCTTCTTGTATTTGGGTGCCGGCTACATGAGTAGCATCCGTTCCCTTACGAAAG AGACGACGGCCGCCGCGTCCTCCGCCATTAAATGGTGTGCCGTGGGCCACGCCGAGACGAGCAAGTGTGACTCGTGGAGCATCAACATTCTCAACGTTGCCACCATCATATGCCAGAACGCCCCTACGGTTGAAGAGTGCCTGACCAAgatcatg CGTAAAGAGGCTGACGCGATGGCAGTCGATGGAGGTCAGGTGTACACCGCCGGCAAGTGTGGTCTGGTTCCTGCCATGGTGGAGCAGTACAGCGAAG AGAAGTGCGCCACCGCAGGAG CCCAAGCCTCCTCTTACTATGCTGTTGCCGTGGTGAAGAAGGGCTCCGGGCTGACCTGGGACAAGCTGAAGGGCACGAGGTCCTGCCACACCGGCGTCGGCAGAACTGCTGGCTGGAACATTCCCATGggtcaaatacacaaacagacGGGTGACTGCGACTTCA ccAGGTTCTTCAGCAGTGGCTGTGCCCCCGGAGCAGAGCCCAGCTCTCCCTTCTGCACTCAGTGTGTCGGCAGCGGGGAAGCTGTGGGAGATGAATCCAAGTGCAAAGCCAGTTCTGAGGAGCGCTACTACGGCTACGCTGGAGCTTTGAA ATGTCTGGCTGATGATGCCGGCGATGTTGCTTtcatcaaacacacaaccattctAGAATTTG AGCACAAAAATGAATACGAGCTGATCTGCCCTGGGAAGGGTCCGGTGGCGGTGGAGGATTATGCCTCTTGTCACCTGGCCATCGTGCCAGCCCACGCCGTGGTCACTCGTCCGGAGATCCGCAACGACGTTGTTCGCATTCTCCTGGCAGAGCAG ACCAGATTAGGTTCCAGCAACACCGATGGCCCctttaacatgtttaaatcagATTTAGGAAAGAACCTCCTCTTCAAGGACGCCACCAAGTGTCTCCAGGAAGTCGAAGTTGGAACAAGCTATGAGACGTTTTTGGGAGCAGAGTACATGAATGCCATGAATTCACTCAGACAGTGCACCGCGAACACGCCGG ATCTGGAGAAATCTTGCACTTTCCATTCCTGCCAGGAAAATAACTAG
- the ubxn7 gene encoding UBX domain-containing protein 7 — MRDIYVVVCGGKMAALGDTSAPEVNGLIQQFTAITGATESVGQHMLEACNNNLEMAVTMFLDGGAIAEEPSTSSSSAASSSRAPPSDDVRAPIPQKQDILVEPEPLFGVPKRRRPARSIFDGFRDFQTETIRQEQELRNGGTVDKKLSTLADLFRPPIELMHKGSFETAKDCGQLENKWLMINIQNVQDFACQCLNRDVWSNDAVKTIIREHFIFWQVYHDSEEGQRYIQFYKLNKFPYISILDPRTGQKMVEWNQLDVASFLEQTTGFLAEHGQLDGPSCHAPPAKRARSESLIDASEDSQLEAAIRASLQETHYESSNAPEEPDSPPSEDEESDAEPFSDSEGPISVDGSDSEMPAPHDEKSFPGKHASLPAANAAQQRLHPDSSTSSHRKSPYKENNHSHKKEESKKNHLEPSAGGPRHPQPDAESGGNHCPSVAESAGPSKTSATKTCDVDCPDDNGPKARLMLRYPDGQREQISLSSKAKLLALVRHVQFKGYPNERFELVTNFPRRKLAHLDYDITLQEAGLCPQETVFVQERN; from the exons ATGCGCGacatttatgttgttgtttgtggcGGTAAGATGGCGGCGCTCGGAGACACCTCAGCTCCGGAGGTGAATGGGTTAATACAACAATTCACAGCAATAACag GGGCCACAGAGAGCGTCGGACAACACATGTTGGAAGCATGCAACAACAACCTGGAAATGGCCGTGACCATGTTCCTGGACGGAGGCGCGATCGCAGAGGAGCCCAGCACCAGCTCCAGTTCAGCAGCTTCAAGCAGCAGAGCTCCCCCTTCAGA TGACGTACGCGCACCCATTCCCCAGAAGCAAGACATATTGGTGGAACCCGAACCGTTGTTTGGAG TGCCAAAGCGAAGAAGACCCGCTCGATCTATATTTGATGGTTTCCGGGACTTCCAAACAGAAACAA TCCGCCAGGAACAGGAGCTGCGTAACGGTGGAACAGTGGATAAGAAACTGAGCACCCTGGCAGACCTTTTCCGTCCTCCCATTGAGCTCATGCACAAAGGCAGCTTTGAGACG GCGAAAGACTGTGGACAATTGGAGAACAAGTGGCTGATGATCAACATTCAAAATGTTCAGGACTTTGCCTGCCAGTGCCTAAACAGAGATGTTTGGAGTAACGATGCAGTGAAGACCATCATCAGAGAACATTTCATATTCTGGCAG GTTTACCATGATAGTGAAGAGGGACAAAGATACATCCAGTTCTATAAACTGAACAAGTTTCCCTATATTTCCATCCTCGATCCCCGCACAG GTCAAAAAATGGTGGAGTGGAATCAGCTGGACGTGGCGTCGTTCCTGGAGCAGACGACTGGCTTCCTGGCCGAGCACGGGCAGCTAGACGGGCCGTCCTGTCACGCACCTCCTGCCAAACGAGCTCGCTCT GAGAGCCTTATTGATGCCAGCGAAGACAGTCAGCTGGAGGCAGCGATCCGAGCCTCCCTACAGGAGACCCACTACGAGTCCTCAAATGCCCCCGAAGAGCCCGATTCCCCCCCGTCCGAAGACGAAGAATCCGATGCAGAGCCTTTCTCTGACAGCGAGGGTCCCATCTCTGTCGACGGCTCGGACAGCGAAATGCCAGCACCTCACGATGAGAAAAGTTTTCCCGGCAAACACGCCTCGCTCCCGGCGGCCAATGCGGCTCAGCAGCGTCTCCATCCCGATAGTTCCACTTCTTCCCACAGAAAGTCTCCatacaaagaaaacaaccacAGTCACAAGAAGGAGGAGAGCAAAAAGAACCACCTGGAGCCCTCAGCTGGCGGCCCTCGTCATCCTCAGCCCGACGCCGAATCCGGAGGAAACCACTGTCCCTCGGTCGCAGAGAGCGCTGGACCATCCAAGACCAGCGCCACCAAAACCTGTGACGTGGACTGTCCGGACGACAACG GGCCCAAAGCCAGATTGATGCTCCGTTAcccagacggacagagagaacaAATTTCCTTGTCTTCTAAAGCAAAACTTTTG GCCCTGGTAAGACACGTCCAGTTCAAAGGTTACCCTAATGAACGCTTCGAACTCGTCACCAACTTTCCCCGAAGGAAGCTTGCCCACTTGGACTATGACATCACGCTGCAGGAGGCGGGGCTTTGTCCACAGGAGACTGTATTTGTTCAGGAGAGGAACTAG
- the ppp1r7 gene encoding protein phosphatase 1 regulatory subunit 7, which produces MASRSVGELQEMEVDRRGESEESGDDETKRRSINGNVDRDQPATTSKEESPVDMDTITLDPEEEDVDLVHCRIGKIEGLEVLKKVKTLSLRQNLIKKIENLESLSSLRELDLYDNQIRKLENLQNLTEIEQLDMSFNMLRKVEGLEQMTKLKKLFLLHNKIGSIANLEHLTGLDMLELGSNRIRIIENLDTLSSLQSLFLGTNKIATLQNLEGLHNLTVLSIQSNRITKIEGLQNLVNLRELYLSHNGIEVIEGLENNKKLTTLDIAANRVKKIENISHLTDLQEFWMNDNQIDNWSDLDELKNAKSLETVYLERNPVQKDPQYRRKIMLALPSVRQIDATFIRF; this is translated from the exons ATGGCTTCCAGGTCTGTGGGAGAGCTTCAAGAGATGGAAG TGGACCGGCGGGGTGAGTCCGAGGAGTCCGGCGATGATGAGACCAAGAGGAGGAGTATCAATGGCAACGTGGACCGCGACCAGCCCGCCACCACAA GTAAAGAAGAGTCTCCTGTTGACATGGACACCATAACGTTGGACCCAGAAGAAGAG GACGTTGATCTTGTTCATTGTCGTATTGGAAAGATTGAAGGGTTGGAGGTGCTAAAGAAAGTTAAA ACCCTCTCCCTAAGACAGAATCTCATCAAAAAGATTGAAAACCTTGAAAGTTTGAGCTCGCTGCGGGAACTAGATCTCTATGACAATCAGATTCGCAAACTGGAGAACCTGCAGAACCTCACGGAGATCGA GCAGCTTGACATGTCCTTCAATATGCTGAGGAAGGTGGAGGGTCTGGAGCAAATGACTAAGCTGAAGAAACTTTTTCTACTTCACAACAAAATCGGCAGCATTGCCAACCTGGAACACCTCACAGGCCTGGACATGCTGGAACTGGGCTCCAATCGCATCCGG ATCATAGAGAACCTGGATACTCTTTCATCTTTGCAAAGTTTGTTTCTTGGCACCAACAAAATAGCCACGCTTCAGAATCTGGAGGGTTTGCACAACTTGACCGTTTTAAGTATTCAG AGCAACCGGATCACTAAAATTGAAGGTCTACAGAATCTTGTCAACCTAAGAGAGCTCTATCTGAGCCACAACGGCATCGAGGTCATCGAGGGCTTGGAAAACAAT AAGAAGCTTACGACCCTGGACATCGCAGCCAATCGAGTAAAGAAAATCGAGAACATCAGCCATCTGACCGACCTGCAGGAGTTTTGG ATGAACGATAATCAGATAGACAACTGGTCCGACCTCGACGAGCTGAAAAACGCCAAGTCTCTGGAGACGGTCTACCTCGAAAGAAACCCTGTACAGAAGGACCCACAGTACCGGCGAAAGATCATGCTGGCGCTGCCCAGTGTGCGGCAGATCGACGCCACCTTCATCCGCTTCTAA
- the LOC120815897 gene encoding uncharacterized protein LOC120815897 isoform X1 produces MHLLGILVLMLCGSSLGFPVPVDTILVQVQQRGVVGARQVVEQVLFNGVSLTGKSPEVDRIIQTISADPLLPTLLRFNQTSVMRDHTVLRSRECIVEGSLLHWADRVFYDGEVYLTLDHGGGWTPRVPEALAFKVVWEQQEQRTKRETSHLHEGCIKLMRELMLSQEQSVPGISLPQFLMPVLALLAFTGLLIISLILTKKKGSTQPGGVIGSIIHYPKDMTETAAEINGYRSLEFKANEHGPI; encoded by the exons ATGCATCTACTTGGCATTTTGGTGCTCATGTTATGCGGCTCATCACTGGGGTTCCCTGTTCCAGTAG ATACCATCCTAGTGCAGGTGCAGCAGCGGGGAGTGGTGGGTGCTCGGCAGGTGGTGGAGCAGGTCCTTTTCAACGGGGTCTCCCTCACTGGCAAAAGCCCAGAAGTTGACCGCATAATCCAAACCATTTCAGCGGATCCACTCCTTCCAACTCTTCTCCGTTTCAACCAGACTTCCGTCATGA gAGACCACACCGTCCTCCGTTCCCGTGAATGCATAGTGGAGGGGTCTCTGCTGCACTGGGCCGACCGCGTGTTCTATGACGGGGAGGTCTATCTGACTCTGGACCACGGCGGCGGGTGGACCCCCCGCGTACCAGAAGCGCTGGCTTTCAAGGTGGTgtgggagcagcaggagcagcgcACAAAGAGGGAGACGAGCCACCTTCACGAGGGCTGCATCAAGCTGATGAGAGAGCTGATGCTTTCGCAGGAGCAGTcgg TTCCAGGGATTTCTTTGCCGCAGTTTCTGATGCCCGTCTTGGCGCTCTTGGCATTTACAGGACTGCTCATAATCAGCCTCATCCTCACCAAAAAGaaag GTTCGACACAGCCTGGAG GTGTTATTGGATCTATTATACACTACCCCAAAGACATGACTGAAACAGCTGCAGAAATCAACGGTTACAGGAGCTTGGAGTTCAAAGCTAATGAACATGGTCCCATTTGA
- the LOC120815897 gene encoding uncharacterized protein LOC120815897 isoform X2, giving the protein MRLITGVPCSNTILVQVQQRGVVGARQVVEQVLFNGVSLTGKSPEVDRIIQTISADPLLPTLLRFNQTSVMRDHTVLRSRECIVEGSLLHWADRVFYDGEVYLTLDHGGGWTPRVPEALAFKVVWEQQEQRTKRETSHLHEGCIKLMRELMLSQEQSVPGISLPQFLMPVLALLAFTGLLIISLILTKKKGSTQPGGVIGSIIHYPKDMTETAAEINGYRSLEFKANEHGPI; this is encoded by the exons ATGCGGCTCATCACTGGGGTTCCCTGTTCCA ATACCATCCTAGTGCAGGTGCAGCAGCGGGGAGTGGTGGGTGCTCGGCAGGTGGTGGAGCAGGTCCTTTTCAACGGGGTCTCCCTCACTGGCAAAAGCCCAGAAGTTGACCGCATAATCCAAACCATTTCAGCGGATCCACTCCTTCCAACTCTTCTCCGTTTCAACCAGACTTCCGTCATGA gAGACCACACCGTCCTCCGTTCCCGTGAATGCATAGTGGAGGGGTCTCTGCTGCACTGGGCCGACCGCGTGTTCTATGACGGGGAGGTCTATCTGACTCTGGACCACGGCGGCGGGTGGACCCCCCGCGTACCAGAAGCGCTGGCTTTCAAGGTGGTgtgggagcagcaggagcagcgcACAAAGAGGGAGACGAGCCACCTTCACGAGGGCTGCATCAAGCTGATGAGAGAGCTGATGCTTTCGCAGGAGCAGTcgg TTCCAGGGATTTCTTTGCCGCAGTTTCTGATGCCCGTCTTGGCGCTCTTGGCATTTACAGGACTGCTCATAATCAGCCTCATCCTCACCAAAAAGaaag GTTCGACACAGCCTGGAG GTGTTATTGGATCTATTATACACTACCCCAAAGACATGACTGAAACAGCTGCAGAAATCAACGGTTACAGGAGCTTGGAGTTCAAAGCTAATGAACATGGTCCCATTTGA
- the cdc20 gene encoding cell division cycle protein 20 homolog → MAQFGFENDIHSILKLDMPITNAPMARWQRKASSSNAAALSGLSPGKSANASLGSSKTPSKTPGKNKKVTPSKMGGDRFIPTRNSKQMDVASFLLSKENEPVDANNSTSTAESQKAWSMSLNGYNLEDAKILHLGGKPLNAPEGYQNNLKVLYSQGATPASIKKTRYISSSPDRILDAPELRNDFYLNLLDWSSRNVLAVALHNSVYLLDATQGDVTFLMSLEREEDYVCSLSWTKEGTYLAIGTSDCKIQLWDVYNQKRLRSMSSHTSRVVSLSWNDHVLSSGSRSGHIHHHDVRVADHHIFTLTGHSQEVCGLQWSPDGRYLASGGNDNMVYVWPRVQEGTASQSVRSWSEHQGAVKALAWCPWQPNILASGGGTSDRHIRIWNVNSGSCISSLDTQSQISSLVFAPNYKELVSAHGYAHNNVVIWKYPALSRVAELNGHEDRVLSLILSPDCSTVATVAGDETIRLWKSFEMDPVKKAKERLVKSTSGVIHQSIR, encoded by the exons ATGGCGCAGTTCGGATTTGAGAACGACATCCACAGCATCCTGAAGCTGGACATGCCCATCACCAACGCTCCCATGGCGAGGTGGCAGCGGAAGGCCAGCTCGTCCAACGCGGCGGCCCTGAGCGGCTTGTCGCCCGGCAAGTCTGCCAACGCGTCGCTCGGCTCATCGAAAACTCCCAGCAAAACCCCAG gaaaaaacaaaaaagtaacgCCGTCTAAGATGGGGGGCGACCGCTTCATCCCCACCAGAAACAGCAAACAAATGGATGTGGCGAGTTTCCTGCTGTCAAAGGAGAACGAGCCTGTGGATGCAAACAATTCAACCAGCACGGCG GAAAGCCAGAAAGCctggtccatgtcgctaaatggATACAACCTTGAAGACGCAAAGATCCTGCACCTTGGAGGGAAACCGCTTAATGCTCCAGAAG GTTATCAAAACAACTTGAAAGTGCTCTACAGTCAAGGCGCGACTCCGGCCTCTATCAAAAAGACAAGATACATATCGTCCTCCCCGGACAGGATTTTGGACGCCCCTGAACTTCGAAACGATTTCT atttGAATCTGCTTGACTGGAGCAGTCGAAACGTTCTCGCTGTTGCACTTcataacagtgtttacctgttGGATGCCACACAAGGAGACGTCACTTTTCTCATGTCGTTGGAGCGCGAGGAGGATTACGTCTGCTCGCTGTCCTGGACCAAAGAGGGAACGTACCTAGCCATCGGCACCAGCGACTGCAAAATTCAG TTGTGGGATGTTTACAACCAGAAGCGTCTGCGCAGCATGTCCAGTCATACGTCAAGGGTTGTAAGCCTCAGCTGGAATGACCACGTTCTCTCCAG CGGCTCAAGATCGGGACACATTCACCATCACGACGTTCGGGTGGCGGACCACCACATCTTCACGCTCACCGGTCACTCACAAGAAGTGTGTGGGCTGCAGTGGTCCCCTGATGGGCGATACCTGGCCAGCGGGGGCAACGACAACATGGTGTATGTGTGGCCCCGCGTGCAGGAGGGCACCGCCAGCCAGTCGGTCCGCTCCTGGAGTGAACACCAAGGAGCTGTTAAG GCTTTGGCCTGGTGTCCATGGCAGCCAAACATCCTGGCATCTGGAGGTGGCACCAGTGACCGCCACATCCGCATCTGGAATGTAAACAGTGGCTCCTGCATCAGTTCACTTGACACTCAATCCCAG ATCTCGTCCCTCGTGTTTGCGCCGAACTATAAGGAGCTGGTCTCTGCCCATGGATATGCCCATAACAACGTGGTTATCTGGAAGTATCCGGCGCTCTCTAGGGTTGCAGAGCTCAATg GCCATGAGGACCGAGTTCTCAGTTTGATTCTGAGCCCCGACTGCTCTACTGTTGCAACCGTTGCCGGGGACGAGACTATCCGTCTGTGGAAGAGCTTTGAGATGGATCCTGTGAAGAAGGCCAAAGAGAGGCTGGTCAAATCCACCAGTGGCGTCATTCATCAGTCAATCAGATAA